The genomic interval CGGTGTGGGGCTGGCCTCCAGGCTGGCCACCACCTGCTCGGCGTTTTGGGAGGTGCACACGTCCTGCGGCAGGTTCAGGCCCATGGCGCGCACATAGGCTTCGCCACCGTTCTCGTCGATGGCCATCATGTGGTGCATGCACATCTTGCCGTCCTCGACGCAGCGGTTCAGCACCTTGTCGTACAGGCCCTCTTCCACGCTGGCAAAACGCTGTACCGGGTCGCGTTCGCTGGGCTGGGCCAGGGCGAGGTAGGTGTTGCGGTCCAGCGGTTTGCCTTCGCTGCGGTTCCTGGCCACCCACTGCTCAAATTCCTGCTGGCTGAGTCCGTGGAACCGGAAGGTCATCCCCGAAAAGCCCGAGCCGCTGTAGTGCGTGGACATGCCCTTGTAAACGCCTGGCTTGTTGATCACGGCGTTCAGCTCGGTCTGCATGCCGGGCATGGCGTAGATCATGCCCGCGAGGTCAGGCACGTAAAACGCGTTCATCGTGGACGTGGCCGTGAGCTTGAACAGGATGGGACGGTCCACCGGCGCTGCGAGTTCGTTCACGGTGGCAATGCCCTGCTCGGGGTAGAAGAACAGCCACTTCCAGTCCATGGCCACCACCTGTACCTCCAGCGGGGTGGATTGCGCGTCCAGCGGCTTGGTGGCCGAAATGCGGTCCAGCGGCCGGTACGGGTCGAGCTTGTGGGTGCCGATCCAGGTCAGCGCGCCCAGCGCGATGATGATGAGCAGCGGCACTGTCCAGATCACCAGCTCCAGCGTGGTGGAGTGGTGCCAGTCAGGGTCGTAGTCATCTTCGGTGTTGGCCGCGTTGTTGTGGCGGTATTTCCAGGCAAACCACAGCGTGAGGGCGATCACCGGCACGATGATGATCAGCATCAGCAGCGTGGCCTGGATGACCATGTTCCCTTGCTGGGCGGCAATGTCGCCCGCGGGGTTGAGGACGACCGCCTTGCTGCAGCCAGCCAGACTGCCGACGGCAGCCACGGCGGCGAGCCAGGCGGGTCGGGGAAGTGGAAGTAGTTTGAGCATGTGGGTGCGCTGTCAGAGCGTTTGTTCAGGGTAAACGCGGATAACGGGTTGCCTGGGAATGTACTAGCGCTAGCTTTTTTGTCGATTGGACATTTTGTCCAAGGTCAAACCGCTTCGCCCCAAATTGGTGCATTCGGGGGTTTGCAGGACATTTCTTGCGCTGGGTCTAGTGAAAGCGCACTTGTGGCATGCCGCACTTGCGTGTAGAACGAAGTTGTCTTAGCTACCCCATCTTGAGGAACCCGTTCATGAGCAGCCCCGCTACTGCCACTTACCCCGCGGCCGGATTTGAAGAAAGTGCCGCCTCCCTATCGCGGGCTGATACGCATGAGGACGTGACACCCGGTGAAATCGCGGTCGGCGTGATCATCGGGCGCTCGTCCGAATACTTTGACTTCTTCGTGTTCGGCATTGCCTGCGTACTGGTTTTCCCGTCGTTCCTGTTTCCCTTCCTTTCGCGCCTGGATGGCACGCTGATGGCGTTTGCCCTGCTGGCCGTGGCATTTGTCGTCCGGCCCGTGGGCACCGCCATTTCGATGGCGATCCAGAGGCGATGGGGCCGGGGCACCAAACTCACCATCGCGCTGTTCCTGCTGGGCGTCTGCACGGTGGGCATGGCCTTTTTGCCGGGCTACAAGGACGTGGGGATGACCGCCGTGGTGGCGCTGCTCATCTTGCGCATTGGCCAGGGGCTGGCACTTGGGGGTTCGTGGGATGGCCTGCCATCGCTGCTGGCCATGTCGGCGCCCAAGGAGCGCCGTGGCTGGTACGCCATGATCGGCCAGCTGGGCGCCCCGCTGGGGTTTGTGCTTGCGGCGGGGCTGTTTGCCTATCTGTACAGCAGCTTGAGCCTGCAGGAGTTTCTGGCCTGGGGTTGGCGTTACCCGTTCTTTGTGGCTTTCGCCGTGAACGTGGTCGCGCTGTTTGCCCGCCTGCGTCTGGTGGTGGGCCAATCGTATTCAGAGCTGCTGAAAGAGCGTGAACTGCAGCCGGTGCCCGTGAGCCGTGTGGTGCGCGACGAAGGCAGCAATGTGCTGCTGGGCGCTTTTGCTGCGCTGGCCAGCTTTGCACTGTTCCACCTGGTCACGGTGTTCCCGCTGTCGTGGATCACGCTGTACTCCGACCAGCCCGTCACGCAGATTCTGGGCGTGCAGATCGTGGGAGCGTTTCTGGCTGCAGGCGCCATCATGGTGTCGGGCTGGCTCTCCGATCACCTCGGGCGCCGCAAGCTGCTGGGCGGCATGGCGGTGCTGATCGGTGTGTTCAGCTTCATGGCGCCTGTGCTGCTCAACTCCGGCGAAGTGGGCAGCACCATGTTCCTGCTGCTGGGGTTTGTGCTTCTTGGTCTGTCCTATGGTCAGGCATCCGGCACGGTCACGGCCAACTTTTCGCCAAGGTACCGCTATACCGGCGCCGCCCTGTCGGCAGATCTGGCGTGGATCATCGGCGCCGCATTTGCACCGCTGGTGGCCTTGTACCTGTCAGCCCAGTTCGGGCTGCTGGCGGTCACGGTGTACCTGCTGTCGGGCGTAGCCTGCACACTGGGTGCGCTGAACCTGAACCGGCGCATGGAGCGGCGCTATCGCTAACTGAAGGGAGTGCGGCGGGCCGGTTGCGAGGGAGTTAGTCCGCCAGACGGATTCTCCCGTCGCGGACGTACTGGTTGAATTGGTCTTTGGGGATGGCGGCAGAGCCTGCAGCCTCGTTGTCTGCGGTCCAGCTCAGTGTCATGCTGTCCTTGGAGGCGTCCAGTTCAACCGGGCCCTTGGGGATGGTCAACGGCGCTCCGTCGCCCGGGGTGTAAGTGACGTGGCCTGCGATGGTGGCGTGCTGGGTCATGGGGAAGTCCTTTGCGGCAATGCCGAAGTGGTGGGACTCCATTGCACGGCAACAGCGTGCCTGCGGGTGTAAGAACAGGCCGTGCCGCTGCGCGGGCAGAGGTCGCTACCCGCCGTTTTCGTCATCTCACGGCGGGATGACCGCCTGCGTTCTCTCCTGCCGCACCAGATACAGCCCGCTGCCAATGATGATGGCTCCGCCGAGCAGGGTGGAATAGCCGGGCACCGTTTGCCACAGCACCCAGTCCAGCCCCATGCCCCAGGCCAGCGCGGTGTACTCAAACGGCGCCACCACCGACGCCTGCCCGTGCCGGAACGCTTCGGTGATCGCCAGTTGCCCCAGAAACCCCGTGACGGCCAGGCCCGCCACGAGCGGCCAGTGCACCTGCGCCACCGCCACCCACCGGGGCCACGCCAGCGCGCCCGCACCCAACGCCAGCAGCACCGTGGTCCAGAACACCAGGCTTGCGCTGGAATCCGTACGCGTCAAGACCCGCCCCGTGATGGCAGAAACGGCATAGCCACACGCTGCGCCCAGCACGGCCAGCGCACCCAGGCTGAAGAACGCGTCCTGGCTCGGCCGCAGGGCCACCAGCACGCCCACCATGCCCAGCCCGATCGCCACCCAGTGCGCTGCGCGAACCTTCTCGCGCAGCACCACGGTGGAAAGCGCCGTGATCAACAGCGGCGCGATGAAAAACAGCGTGTACGCCTCGGCCAGCCCCAGCTCCTTGAGGGCATAGGCAAACAGCGCCAGCATGGCCACATTGATCACACCGCGCAGCAGATGCAGCGGCCAGCGCACCTTGAGCAACCCGCCCACTTCGCGGCGCCACAGCACATACAGCACCACCAGCGGAAGCGCCGCCCCGCCGCGCAGCGCCGCCACCTGCATGGCTGGGTAGTTGGCCGACAGGGCTTTCAGCAGGGCATCCATCAGCGAAAAGCATCCCACCGCAGCCACCATGGCGACGATGCCGCGCAGGTTGGCAGAGGCCTGGGTCTCGGCGGTACCAGGGCCGGCAGTGGCAATGGCCGCCGGCTGGAGGGTGGAATCGTCCGTGCGCTTCATCGGCGCCCAGCAGGCGACACGCTGCTGTCGGGGGCGCTGGGAGAAACGCGGCAAGGCGCCGTGCGGAAAAGGCAGCTCGGCTGCAGTGAATGGCTTTGCATGGGGCAAATGGACTGGCCCGCAGCACGTGAAGTGTGCACTGGAGCCCTTGGGGACGATGGTCAAAAAGTGTAGCTCAGCCCGCCCTGATGGCGTGCTCAACCGGATTTGCGAGCCGAGGTGCGGACCCACTTGTCATGCAGCATCGGGATGGCCCACAGCACCAGCAGCGCCAGCGCCGTGGTGAGCACTGCTGTCGCCTCCTGCCCCAGCCCGGCCGCCACGCCAATGGCTGCGGTCAGCCAGATGCCCGCGGCGGTGGTCAGCCCCTTCACCTGGCTTTCGGCATCGCCTTTGAGGATGGTGCCCGCACCCAGGAAGCCAACGCCCGCAATGATGCCCTGCAGCACCCGGCTGTTGTCCGCAGGGCCGATGCCCGCCTGCTGCGACACCAGCACAAACAGCGCCGCGCCCATGGCCACCAGCATGTGGGTGCGCACGCCCGCCGCCTTGCCGGCGTGCTCGCGTTCCCAGCCCAGCAGCCCGCCGAGCAGACCGGCCATCCCCAGGCGCACCACGATGCGCGTGGCCTGCGCGATGTCGGGCACATCCGAAAACTCCGATGCCACCGTGGACGCAATCTGTTGCCACCAGCCGCTCATGGTGCGGCCCCAGGGTGCAGGGCCGTGGCGCAGACGCGCTGGGGGGGATGTGGGAGAACTGTGGCCATAAGTTTCTTGTGGATGGATGTACCGGTAGGGCCGGTGCCGCGGCTTCGCAGCCAATGTCGCCGATGGATGTGCGGGCGTCCACCGGCGCCGGGCGCGGGCAGCGGTAGGACGCTGCCGACGCACAGCCCTACGTTTTTTGCCATTTGATACTGGAAATATCTGGTCAAATTGGCCTCCAGCGCTTATGTGTAAAGCGCTGACAGCTATCAATTTGATACTTTTCTCACCCGGTGCTGCTGCGGCGGCGCGACCTGTGCGTAGCCTGCAAGATTTCGCTGGTTGAACCTGTGACAGCGGCGTAGAGTCTGAATCCGTTTGGGAAGTGGCACGCCCACAAGGAGCTTGAATGGACCCCCAACGTATTGTGCTGATCCAGGGTCACCCGGATGCGACCGCGCCCCACCTGTGCCACGCCCTGGCGCAGGCTTATGCAGACGGCGCCATCGCTGCGGGGCATGAGGTGCGGCAGATCGATATCGCCGCCATCGACTTCCCCTGGCTGCGCAGCCAGCACGAGTGGGAGCTGGGGCTGCTGCCCGCATCGCTCAAGCCTGCGCAGGCCGACATTGGCTGGGCGCAGCACATCGTGCTGTTTTTTCCGCTGTGGCTGGGTGACATGCCGGCGCTGCTCAAGGGCTTTCTGGAGCAGGTGGCGCGGCCCGGCTTTGCGTTCACCGCCGAGGGCAGCAACCCCTTTGGCCACAAAGGCCTCACCGGTCGCAGCGCGCGTGTGGTGGTCACCATGGGCATGCCGGCGCTGGTGTACCGCTGGTACTTTCGCGCGCACAGTGTGAAGTCGCTGGAGCGCAATATCCTGGGCTTTGTGGGCATCGCCCCTGTGAACGAAACGCTGGTGGGCAGCGTGGAGCAGCTGGGGGACGACGGCGTGGCCAAGTGGAAGCGGCGCATGCAGGCATTGGGCGCCAAGGCCGGGTAGGAGTGCGGGCAGGCCGGCAGCAGCCCGCTGCCCCGGATGCGGATCAACCGAACGTGCGTGCAGCGGCCAGCGCGCCCATCCGCTGGCTGATGGCAAAGAACTCCGCCACGGTGTCGTCAATGATCTGCTGCGCGGTGTTGACCGAGTCAATCAGCCCTGCAGTCTGGCCCGCCAGTGCAGGCGCGGCCTCCATGTCGCCGTCGAAGTACACGCGCTGGATGCCCGCAAAGCTGTCGGCGGGCATCAGGCCCGCCTCGTGGATGGCCTGGGTGCGCTGCGACTTGAGCGCGCGGATGCAAGGGCTGGCCTTGGTGTTGAGCATCCAGGTGCCGGTCACGCCCGCATCGACGATGGCGTTCTTGTAGTTGGCGTGCACGGGGCTTTCGGCGCAGCTCACAAAACGCGTGCCCATCTGCACCGCCTCAGCCCCCAGTGCAAAGGCTGCGGCCATGCCGCGCCCGTCGCAGATGCCCCCGGCCGCGACCAGCGGCACATCCACCCGCGCACGGATGGCCTGCAGCAACACCAGGGTGGAGACTTCTTCGGGGTTCTTGAAGCCGCCGCCTTCGCCGCCTTCGACCACCAGGCCGTCAATGCCCGCGTCCACGCATTTGAGCGCGGCGTCCACCGTGGGCACCGCGTGGTACACGGTGATTCCCGCGTCCTTGAGCGGCGCGATGAACTTGGCCGGGCTGCCGGCCGAGGTGGTCACAAACTTCACGCCCGATGCGCACACAAAGCGCAGCATGGCGTCGTCCTTCAAAAAGCGGATGGGCAGGTTCACGCCAAACGGCAGGCCCAGCGCGCTCATCTTGGTGATCTCGGTCTGGCAGTTGGCGGTTTCGCCAGAGGACGTTTCGATGATGCCCAAGCCGCCAGCGCGCGACACCGCCGAGGCCAGCTGCGTGCGCGCAATCCAGCCCATGGGCGCCTGGATGATGGGGTAGCGCGCACCGGTGTGGGCAAGGACGCGGTTGGTGGCGGGTGCGGTCATGGGCGGAGTCTCCTGATTTTTGGGAGTGCCCATTATTTCGATGGGTGTGCCGTCACCGTGTCGCCCGCGTTACGGGGGCGAGATGGGTGTCTCGTGCCAGGGCAGCCGCGCAAACAGGCGTTGCCAGTCGACGCCAGGGGGTGCGGTGGCATCGTCGGCGGGCAGGTGCCCGCAGCGCCATCCAGCAACCCCAGGCCATTGCAGCCCGCTCGCAAACGTCATCGTCGCCCCGGTCAGTGGGTGTGGCACCGTGAGTTGCCAGGCATGCAGCCACAGCCTTTGCAGCCCCAGCCGTTCGGCCCACCAGCGGTTGAGCGGTCCTTTGCCGTGGGTGGCATCGCCAATGATGGGGTGCGCCAGGTGCTTGAGGTGGCGGCGGATCTGGTGGCGACGGCCGGTGGTGGGGATGGCCTCCACCAGTGAGGCCCGCGTGGTGGCAAAACGCGCATCGCTGGCCTCGGGCAGCGTGAGCTGCGCCAGGCGGCGAAAGCGCGTGTGGGCGTCCTGTACGGCGGCGTCGGCGGGCGCATCGTCGGGCTTCAATGCGTGGTCCACCTCGATGGCCTCGGGCGCCCAGCCGCGCACCATGGCCAGGTAGCGCTTGTGTGTGGCCCCATGCTCAAAGGCTTGCGACAGCGCCCGCGCCGCGTCGCTGTGCAGCGCCATCACCAGCACGCCGCAGGTGCCCTTGTCCAGCCGGTGCACGGGGAACACATGCTGGCCCAGCTGGTCGCGCAGGGTCTGCATCACAAACCGTGTTTCGCCCGCGTCCAGCCCCGTGCGGTGCACCAGCCAGCCGGCAGGCTTGTAGACGGCCACCAGGTGCTCGTCGCGCCAGAGGATGTGCAGGGGGGAGGTCAAAGGACGAGGTGGCAACGCATCAGGGAAGCCGCGGATTGTGCCCCACCTGCGCGCCTGCCTACACTGCGCGCTTTCCCATTCAAACAAGGCCTGCGCAATGTCCGCTGGAGACTGGAAAGACATGTACGCCGCCGCCGTGGCGGGCGATCTGGCGCTGGTGCGCCACCACATCGGCGCGGGCGTCAACCCCAATTACCAGCACCCCGAGATCCTGTGCACCCCCCTGGTGGCCGCGCTGATCCACGGCCACGACGACATCGCCCACTACCTGCTGGAGCATGGCGCAGACCCGCAGCTGCGATCCGACTTTGATGACATGACGCCGCTGGAGGCCGCACGCCGCCACGGCCGCACCGGGTTCATCGCGCTGCTGCAGGCGCAAGGCGCGAAGGAAGAGCGCAAACCCTTCTGGTGGCGCTGGCTGCCCATCTAGAAGCCCCCCCTGAGTCGCTTCGCGCCATCCCCCGGAGGGGGACGCCGCCCGTGCGGCGGGGCGGCCCTTGCACGGCGGCACTGGCTTGGGCCACGCCAGTTTCAGCGCGGTGGCTGGAAAGGTTGCGCCGTTTCTTTTGCGCGCATCTTGGCAGCGATGTACTCGCCGTGCGTCACATGCAGCAAGCTCGCCACCTTGCTGATCGTGTGGTTCTCGTTGGCGTCGATGTGCGCGTCGGCATAGGCTACCTGCCACATGGCTTCCACCAGGCGGATTTTCTGCTCCTGGGTGAAGTGCTCGTTCAGGCTGCTGGTAAAGCGCTGGTAGTCGTAGGCCGTTCGGGATGTGGTCACGGCCAGCTCCAGCAGGCGCTGCAGTTCGTCGTCGCTCAGCGCAAACTTGCTGCGCAGGGCGGTGACCATGGCGGTGCGCTCGGCCTCGTCCATGGAGGTTTCGGCCCGCACCACCTCCACCAGCAGCACGGCCGCGGCCAGTTGCACGGCATGGTCGCGCTCTGCGGCTGACTGGGTGGGCTGGGGCTGGGTGAAGCTGTCGAACAGGTCTTTGAGGGTGCGAAGCATCGTGGTGGCGTGTCCGTGGATGAGCGAACTTCGGTGGACGCCCGGCGCCCGTGTTGGTTCCCCGCCGGGCGGCCCGGCGACAATCAGTGGTCATGATGAAGAAAAACATTCTCCCCCTGCAACTGCTGGTTGCCCCCGACAAGAACGACCCTTCTCCCCTGGTGCTGTACCACGGGCGCAATTGCCCCGACGGTTTTGGTGCCGCGCTGGCCGCCTGGCTGTATTACGGCGACGGCGCTGAATACCTGGGACTGGACCACGGCGACATCACAACGGTTGATGACCTGCCGCCCGTTGCGGGCCGCACGGTCTACATACTTGATTTTTCGTTCTCGGCCGACATCCTGCAGGCCATTGACGAGCGTGCGTCCAAGCTGGTCATGCTCGACCACCACAAGAGCGCGGCCGAAAAGCTCACCGGCTTTGCCTGCCGCTGCGGCGTGGTGCACTTTGACATGGACAAATCGGGTGCACGCCTGGCATGGGAGTTCTTTCATCCCCACGTGCCGGTGCCCCCGCTGCTGCAATACGTGGAAGACCGCGACATCTGGAAGTGGGAGTTTGCCGAGAGCGCAGGTTTTCTCTCGGCGCTGGATATGGAAGCGCAGGACTTTGCGCGCTGGCGCGAGATTGCCGCCTTCACGCCCGAGCAGCTCGCGCTGTTCATGGCGCGCGGCGCGGCCATGGACGAAAAGTACCGCAAGCTCGCTGCCGACATCGCAGAAGGCGCGCAGCCGCTGGTGTTCAACGGTATCGAAGGCCTCATGGTCAACGCGCCCGGCATGTTCCACAGCCTGGTGGGCGACATCCTCTCGGCGAAAACCGGCACTTTCGCCCTGATGTGGAGCGCGGGTGCCAAGGGTGTGAAGGCAGGCCTGCGTTCGCAGCGCAACTTTGACTGCATCGCGCTGGCAGAAAGCATGGGCGGCGGTGGCCACGCACAGGCCTGTGGCTTCAAGATGGGTGTGGAGCGCCTGCCCGAGCTGCTGACGGGGTCCTTCAACGCCGCCCCGTCGCAATAGGCGCCGGGCGGGGCGGTTCAGCGGGCGTGGCGCTGCCGGTAGTGCCACGGCGCCATGGGGCGCGGCTGCGACCACAGGCCTGCGCCATCGCTGCGCGCCTGGCGCTGCAACTCCGCCAGCTGCGGGCGGCTGCTGGCATAGGGCGTGTACACCCAGGCCAGCCCGGCTTGCACCTGCGCGGTGGCCGCGTCGGAGTTGCCGCAGCGCACATGGGCCACGGTGCGGCCGTAGCTGTCCTCATCCACCGGCTGCAGCGTGGCACGCTGCCGGAAACACAGGCGCGCCAGGTTTTGCCGCGACTTCTGGCCAAATGCCTGGCGGGATTCCGGCGCATCAATGGCCGCAATGCGCACCTTGACCTGCTGGTAGGCGCCGGGCGTGCCGCAGCGCACGGTCAGGGTGTCGCCGTCGCTGATGGCGACGACCAGGCAGATGAGGGAAGCAAGGGGCACGGCAATATTCTTGAGCGAAATTGGGCTCCAGCGCTTGATGGATAAGCGCTGACAGCTATTATTAGTATAGCTACCAGCGCCGTGCCTCCGCGGCGTGTTGCACGGGGTTACCAGTTGGGTTCGCGCGTGTGCACGTTGGTGATGCGTGCTTTCTAGAATCAGCGGGAACCGCGTGGTGTGCGGTAGCGTTGTGCCCGATGATGATGATTTTCCAGGAGTGCTTCCCGTTGCCCTTTCGTTTTTCTTTCCGCCGCTTCTCATCCCCTGCTGGCGCCGCCGTGGGGGCCCTGGCCCTGGCGCTGCTGACGGGCTGCGTGGCCTCCACACCCAAGACCTTTGGCGTGCAGGAGAACTTTGGTTCGGTGGCAACGCATTCGCGCCTGTTTGATGCCACGCCGCAGCAGACCTGTGAGGCGGCGCGCCGCGCGCTGCTGAGCCAGGGCTACGTGATCGCCACCCAGCAGCCCGAGCTGATCCAGGGCACCAAGAGTTTTCAGCCCGAGCCCGAGTCGCACCTGCAGATGGTGGTGCGGGTGGTGTGTGTGCCGGAGGCCGACGAAGGCAAGGTGAGCCTGGGTTTTGTGACGGCGCTGCAGGATACCTATGCGCTGCGCAAGACCAACAATTCCGCCAGTGTGGGCGTGGGGGCGATTGGCTCGGTGTCATTGCCGGTGTCTGCCAGCAGCGAGTCGATGGTCAAGGTGGGCAGCGAGACCATTTCCAAGGACGCGTTCTACGAGAGTTTTTTCGACCTGGTCAAACGCTTCCTTCTGGCCAGCCAGGCCCCAACCGATTGACCTGACAGCGCCTGCAAACCACCAAGCGCAGCGGCCGCGCCACAGGGTGGGGCGGCCGCTGCGCGGCAGGGCTGGGGCAGGAAATCAGCCAGCGGCGGGCGCCACGCGCTCCATGCGCGTCAGCGGCAGGGCTTCGTCGGCATTGGCCGCCTTTTGCAGCACGAAGTTGAACTTCGAGCGCGTGAAGGGCGCCGCAATACCCAGCGACTCGTAGCCTGCAGCCGGCACGTTTTTCTCCAGCGCAACGATCAGCCCGTCGCGTGTGGCAAACGCAAAGTCGTCGTCGATGAAGCTGTCGCCGGGCACGTTGATCTGCGTGGTCAGTGTGCGCATGCCGGGTGCCACCACCAGGAAGTGGATGTGCGCAGGGCGGTTGCCATGGCGGCCCAGTGCTTCAAAGAGCTCCGAGGTCGGGCTGTTGGGCGGAATGGCGTAGCCCGGTGGCAGGAAGGTGCGAAACCGGTACT from Acidovorax sp. FHTAMBA carries:
- the cyoA gene encoding ubiquinol oxidase subunit II; translation: MLKLLPLPRPAWLAAVAAVGSLAGCSKAVVLNPAGDIAAQQGNMVIQATLLMLIIIVPVIALTLWFAWKYRHNNAANTEDDYDPDWHHSTTLELVIWTVPLLIIIALGALTWIGTHKLDPYRPLDRISATKPLDAQSTPLEVQVVAMDWKWLFFYPEQGIATVNELAAPVDRPILFKLTATSTMNAFYVPDLAGMIYAMPGMQTELNAVINKPGVYKGMSTHYSGSGFSGMTFRFHGLSQQEFEQWVARNRSEGKPLDRNTYLALAQPSERDPVQRFASVEEGLYDKVLNRCVEDGKMCMHHMMAIDENGGEAYVRAMGLNLPQDVCTSQNAEQVVASLEASPTPRTPRAE
- a CDS encoding MFS transporter, coding for MSSPATATYPAAGFEESAASLSRADTHEDVTPGEIAVGVIIGRSSEYFDFFVFGIACVLVFPSFLFPFLSRLDGTLMAFALLAVAFVVRPVGTAISMAIQRRWGRGTKLTIALFLLGVCTVGMAFLPGYKDVGMTAVVALLILRIGQGLALGGSWDGLPSLLAMSAPKERRGWYAMIGQLGAPLGFVLAAGLFAYLYSSLSLQEFLAWGWRYPFFVAFAVNVVALFARLRLVVGQSYSELLKERELQPVPVSRVVRDEGSNVLLGAFAALASFALFHLVTVFPLSWITLYSDQPVTQILGVQIVGAFLAAGAIMVSGWLSDHLGRRKLLGGMAVLIGVFSFMAPVLLNSGEVGSTMFLLLGFVLLGLSYGQASGTVTANFSPRYRYTGAALSADLAWIIGAAFAPLVALYLSAQFGLLAVTVYLLSGVACTLGALNLNRRMERRYR
- a CDS encoding DMT family transporter, translating into MKRTDDSTLQPAAIATAGPGTAETQASANLRGIVAMVAAVGCFSLMDALLKALSANYPAMQVAALRGGAALPLVVLYVLWRREVGGLLKVRWPLHLLRGVINVAMLALFAYALKELGLAEAYTLFFIAPLLITALSTVVLREKVRAAHWVAIGLGMVGVLVALRPSQDAFFSLGALAVLGAACGYAVSAITGRVLTRTDSSASLVFWTTVLLALGAGALAWPRWVAVAQVHWPLVAGLAVTGFLGQLAITEAFRHGQASVVAPFEYTALAWGMGLDWVLWQTVPGYSTLLGGAIIIGSGLYLVRQERTQAVIPP
- a CDS encoding MgtC/SapB family protein translates to MSGWWQQIASTVASEFSDVPDIAQATRIVVRLGMAGLLGGLLGWEREHAGKAAGVRTHMLVAMGAALFVLVSQQAGIGPADNSRVLQGIIAGVGFLGAGTILKGDAESQVKGLTTAAGIWLTAAIGVAAGLGQEATAVLTTALALLVLWAIPMLHDKWVRTSARKSG
- a CDS encoding NAD(P)H-dependent oxidoreductase, with amino-acid sequence MDPQRIVLIQGHPDATAPHLCHALAQAYADGAIAAGHEVRQIDIAAIDFPWLRSQHEWELGLLPASLKPAQADIGWAQHIVLFFPLWLGDMPALLKGFLEQVARPGFAFTAEGSNPFGHKGLTGRSARVVVTMGMPALVYRWYFRAHSVKSLERNILGFVGIAPVNETLVGSVEQLGDDGVAKWKRRMQALGAKAG
- a CDS encoding nitronate monooxygenase, with the protein product MTAPATNRVLAHTGARYPIIQAPMGWIARTQLASAVSRAGGLGIIETSSGETANCQTEITKMSALGLPFGVNLPIRFLKDDAMLRFVCASGVKFVTTSAGSPAKFIAPLKDAGITVYHAVPTVDAALKCVDAGIDGLVVEGGEGGGFKNPEEVSTLVLLQAIRARVDVPLVAAGGICDGRGMAAAFALGAEAVQMGTRFVSCAESPVHANYKNAIVDAGVTGTWMLNTKASPCIRALKSQRTQAIHEAGLMPADSFAGIQRVYFDGDMEAAPALAGQTAGLIDSVNTAQQIIDDTVAEFFAISQRMGALAAARTFG
- a CDS encoding pseudouridine synthase, translated to MTSPLHILWRDEHLVAVYKPAGWLVHRTGLDAGETRFVMQTLRDQLGQHVFPVHRLDKGTCGVLVMALHSDAARALSQAFEHGATHKRYLAMVRGWAPEAIEVDHALKPDDAPADAAVQDAHTRFRRLAQLTLPEASDARFATTRASLVEAIPTTGRRHQIRRHLKHLAHPIIGDATHGKGPLNRWWAERLGLQRLWLHAWQLTVPHPLTGATMTFASGLQWPGVAGWRCGHLPADDATAPPGVDWQRLFARLPWHETPISPP
- a CDS encoding ankyrin repeat domain-containing protein, with the translated sequence MSAGDWKDMYAAAVAGDLALVRHHIGAGVNPNYQHPEILCTPLVAALIHGHDDIAHYLLEHGADPQLRSDFDDMTPLEAARRHGRTGFIALLQAQGAKEERKPFWWRWLPI
- a CDS encoding TerB family tellurite resistance protein gives rise to the protein MLRTLKDLFDSFTQPQPTQSAAERDHAVQLAAAVLLVEVVRAETSMDEAERTAMVTALRSKFALSDDELQRLLELAVTTSRTAYDYQRFTSSLNEHFTQEQKIRLVEAMWQVAYADAHIDANENHTISKVASLLHVTHGEYIAAKMRAKETAQPFQPPR
- a CDS encoding phosphoesterase yields the protein MMKKNILPLQLLVAPDKNDPSPLVLYHGRNCPDGFGAALAAWLYYGDGAEYLGLDHGDITTVDDLPPVAGRTVYILDFSFSADILQAIDERASKLVMLDHHKSAAEKLTGFACRCGVVHFDMDKSGARLAWEFFHPHVPVPPLLQYVEDRDIWKWEFAESAGFLSALDMEAQDFARWREIAAFTPEQLALFMARGAAMDEKYRKLAADIAEGAQPLVFNGIEGLMVNAPGMFHSLVGDILSAKTGTFALMWSAGAKGVKAGLRSQRNFDCIALAESMGGGGHAQACGFKMGVERLPELLTGSFNAAPSQ
- a CDS encoding thermonuclease family protein — protein: MPLASLICLVVAISDGDTLTVRCGTPGAYQQVKVRIAAIDAPESRQAFGQKSRQNLARLCFRQRATLQPVDEDSYGRTVAHVRCGNSDAATAQVQAGLAWVYTPYASSRPQLAELQRQARSDGAGLWSQPRPMAPWHYRQRHAR
- a CDS encoding DUF2242 domain-containing protein, yielding MPFRFSFRRFSSPAGAAVGALALALLTGCVASTPKTFGVQENFGSVATHSRLFDATPQQTCEAARRALLSQGYVIATQQPELIQGTKSFQPEPESHLQMVVRVVCVPEADEGKVSLGFVTALQDTYALRKTNNSASVGVGAIGSVSLPVSASSESMVKVGSETISKDAFYESFFDLVKRFLLASQAPTD